The genomic interval TTTTTGTTTACAGGGTATTCCTTTAACTTACTTTTAACAACATACTTTGAATTAGAGGTAAACCTTCCGAACGATACCCTGTTCCCCTCATAATCAGTATTGTTAACAGAGTACTGATATCTTATTTTATAGGAATAGGTATTATTGTACTTTTTCTTCTTTTTATCCCATTCCCTTTTGGTAATCAATTTAGATTCTGTTATTGTCCCTGAAACAGAAGGCCATTTTTTGCTTGCATTAACCTTCTTCATCCCAGATTTCCACATAAAAAAACTGCCTAATCCTGCTGCAAGGCAAATCAGGAAAATAAAAAATAGTGATTTTGCGCTTGCATTTGTTCTTCCTATTCTCATAAACCATCCTTCCTTAAAATGTAATGGTTTATGCTAACATAGTTTTGAATAATAAACAAAAAAAGCGGGGAAAATCCCCGCAAATGTAAATTATGTTAATCTGCGTTTACTCATCAAGGGTTTTACCCGCCAATTTGTACCTTATCTTCTCCTTGATTATATAAAATGTAGGTATAAACACCAGTGTGAGAAATGTACCAACAATCAAACCGCCTATTGCAACGATTGCAAGAGGTGAAAGCCTTTCAAGCCCAACTGCCCACTCAAGCGCAACCGGCAACATACCAACAATTGTAGTAACTGCGGTAATTAAAATAGGCCTTGTCCTTACCTGAATAGCCATTCTAACGGATTCCAATAAAGGATGCCCTTGCTCTCTATACATCTTTACAAAGTCAATTAACAAAATTGAATTGTTAACAATAACACCTGCAAGCAGGATAAATCCCATAAAGGCAGGCATGCATCCGTGTTTCCCGGCAATTAGAAGCGCCCAGACAGCACCCATAAAAGCAAATGGTATTGCAATCATAATAACAAACGGGTCGGAAA from Thermotomaculum hydrothermale carries:
- a CDS encoding DUF3592 domain-containing protein, with the translated sequence MRIGRTNASAKSLFFIFLICLAAGLGSFFMWKSGMKKVNASKKWPSVSGTITESKLITKREWDKKKKKYNNTYSYKIRYQYSVNNTDYEGNRVSFGRFTSNSKYVVKSKLKEYPVNKKVNVFYNPEKPNEAVLETKAGLGLYIALIVAVMFLFGAFISGYSFVRRLLTGI